The genome window CCGTCGACTGGCTCCGGGAACACGTCCTGCGCCGGCTCTAGTCCACGGCCTGTGGCGCACGGCGCACCCGGCTCAGTCCTCCGGATAGCGGCGGGGTGTCCAGACGATCTGCCGGCCGTCACCGCGCCGCACCCAGCGGGTCTGCGAGGACCCGACGAGCAGGATCGTGCGCATGTCGACCTCGGCGGGGTCGAGATCGCCCAGGCGTACGGTCCGCACGTTCTCGGCGGGTCCGCCCACATCCCGGCCGAGCACCACGGGGGTGTCCGGCGAGCGGTGTTCGAGCAGCAGGTCACGGGCCTTGCCGACCTGCCAGGTCCGGCTGCGAGAACCGGGGTTGTACAGCGCGAGCACCAGATCCGCCGTCGCCGCCGCGCGCAGCCGCTCAGCGATCACCTCCCACGGCTTGAGCCGGTCGGAGAGCGATATCGCCGCATAGTCGTGGCCCAGCGGCGCACCCGCTCGGGCAGCGGCGGCGTTGGCCGCCGTCACTCCCGGCAGCACCCGCACCGGCACCTGCGCGTACTCGTCCTGCGACGCCACCTCCAGGACGGCCGTCGCCATGGCGAAGACCCCTGGGTCGCCGCCCGACACCACGGCGACCCGACGTCCGCGCCGGGCCAGATCGAGGGCGAACTCGGCGCGCTCCGACTCGACCTTGTTGTCCGAGCCGTGGCGCACCTGCCCCGGCCGCACCGGCACCCGGTCCAGATAGGTGGTGTAGCCGACCAGGTCGTCGGCGGCGGCCAGCGCCCCGCGCGTCTCCGGAGTCAGCCACAGCGGCCCGGCCGGGCCGGTGCCGACCACGGTCACCTCGCCGCCCTCCGGGGCACGTTCGGGACGCTGCGCTCCGATCCTGCTGGGCAGGACCGCGACCGCGAAGTACGGCACGGAGCCGGCGTCGACCTCGGCCAGCTCGCCCACCCGCTCCCCGGCCATCGTGGCGCGCTCGACGTACCGCGCCTCGGGCAGCCGCCCGGACGTCTCGAAGGCGCGGCGCACGGCGGGAAACGTACGTCCCAGCTTCATGACCACCGCGGCGTCGGTGGCGGCGAGCCGGGCGGTCAGCTCCTCCTCCGGCAGGGTGCCGGGCAGGATGGTCAGCACCTCCTCGCCCTCGACGAGCGGGGTACCGAGCCGCGCGGCGGCCGCGCTGACCGAGGTGACGCCCGGGACCACTTCGGTCGGGTAGCGGTCGGCGAGCCGCTTGTGCATGTGCATGTACGAGCCGTAGAAGAGCGGGTCGCCCTCGGCCAGCACGGCGACCGTGCGGCCGGCGTCGAGATGCACCGCCAGGCGGGCCGCCGCCTCGGCGTAGAACTCCTCCATGGCTCCCCGGTAACCGCCCGGGTGGTCCGTGGTCTCCGTCGTGACGGGGTAGACCAGCGGCTCCTCGACATGGTCGGCACGGATGTGCTTCGCCGCGATGGACCGGGCGATGGACCGCCCGTGCCGGGCACTGTGATAGGCGATGACATCGGCCTCGGCGATGATCTCCACCGCGCGTACGGTCATCAGGGCCGGATCGCCGGGGCCGAGCCCGACCCCGTACAGCCGGCCCGTCTTCTGCTCGCTCACGTCTACTCTTCCTCGCTGGCGATCGCGTTGAGGGCGGCGGCCGCCATGGCGCTGCCGCCGCGACGGCCCCGAACGATCAGATGCTCCAGTCCGGACGGGTGCGCGGCCAGGGCGTCCTTGGACTCGGCGGCACCGATGAAGCCGACCGGCACGCCGATGACGGCGGCGGGGCGCGGCGCGCCCTCCTCGATCATCTCCAGCAGCCGGAACAGGGCGGTCGGTGCGTTTCCGACGGCGACCACCGCGCCGTCCAGCCGGTCGCGCCACAGCTCCAGGGCGGCGGCGCTGCGGGTGGTGCCCAGCTGCTTCGCGAGTTCCGGCACCGCCGGGTCGGACAGGGTGCACACCACCTCGTTGTCCGCGGGCAGCCGCTTGCGGGTGACGCCGCTGGCGACCATGGCCACATCGCACAGGATGGGTGCGCCGGCCCGCAGAGCGGCGCGGGCGCGGGCGACCGCGTCCGGGGTGAAAGCGAGATCACGGACGAGGTCGACCATCCCGCAGGCGTGGATCATGCGGACCGCGACCTGGCTCACATCGGCGGGCAGGCCTGCGAGATCCGCCTCTGCACGGATCGTGGCGAAGGACTGGCGATAGATCGCCGGTCCGTCCTTCTCGTACTGGTGCACAGTGCTTTCGCTCTCTTCCTCGGGCGTGCGACGGTCGGGTACAGGGGAGTGGGGCGTACGGGATCAGCCGCGCGCGCGGCGGGCCGCGGCCACCGCGGCGGCGAGCCCACCGGGGCTGTCGGGGACGCTCACGGGGGCGTCCCGTACCTCGCCCCGTACGAGCGAGATCCGGTGTCCGTCGGAGGTGGCGACGACGTCCACCCACTCACCGCGGGGGTGGCCGCACCGGCGTTCGCACCCGGACCAGTACACCGGCAACGGGCCCACGGCCCCCACCGCGTCCGCCGCCTGGGCCCGCACATCGGCCAGCGACTTCGCGCAGCCGGGCCGGCCGATACAGGCACCCACCCCGGCCCAGGGAGAGCCGGGTCCGACGACGAGGCCGGTAGCCCCCAGATCGTCCAGCAGCCCCGCGGCCCGCCGCCGCTCCACCCCCGGTACGACGACCCCGCGCCACGGTG of Streptomyces sp. NBC_01363 contains these proteins:
- a CDS encoding precorrin-2 C(20)-methyltransferase, whose amino-acid sequence is MSEQKTGRLYGVGLGPGDPALMTVRAVEIIAEADVIAYHSARHGRSIARSIAAKHIRADHVEEPLVYPVTTETTDHPGGYRGAMEEFYAEAAARLAVHLDAGRTVAVLAEGDPLFYGSYMHMHKRLADRYPTEVVPGVTSVSAAAARLGTPLVEGEEVLTILPGTLPEEELTARLAATDAAVVMKLGRTFPAVRRAFETSGRLPEARYVERATMAGERVGELAEVDAGSVPYFAVAVLPSRIGAQRPERAPEGGEVTVVGTGPAGPLWLTPETRGALAAADDLVGYTTYLDRVPVRPGQVRHGSDNKVESERAEFALDLARRGRRVAVVSGGDPGVFAMATAVLEVASQDEYAQVPVRVLPGVTAANAAAARAGAPLGHDYAAISLSDRLKPWEVIAERLRAAATADLVLALYNPGSRSRTWQVGKARDLLLEHRSPDTPVVLGRDVGGPAENVRTVRLGDLDPAEVDMRTILLVGSSQTRWVRRGDGRQIVWTPRRYPED
- a CDS encoding precorrin-8X methylmutase is translated as MHQYEKDGPAIYRQSFATIRAEADLAGLPADVSQVAVRMIHACGMVDLVRDLAFTPDAVARARAALRAGAPILCDVAMVASGVTRKRLPADNEVVCTLSDPAVPELAKQLGTTRSAAALELWRDRLDGAVVAVGNAPTALFRLLEMIEEGAPRPAAVIGVPVGFIGAAESKDALAAHPSGLEHLIVRGRRGGSAMAAAALNAIASEEE